The Neodiprion fabricii isolate iyNeoFabr1 chromosome 4, iyNeoFabr1.1, whole genome shotgun sequence genome window below encodes:
- the LOC124181561 gene encoding mitochondrial import inner membrane translocase subunit Tim10 B isoform X1: MCLTFAVEKSTELCLLSFSYLLKKLTQKIRTVSYFKDFLTLYNQISDTCFKRCTNTYNSRDMDVDEEACVNNCAQKHVKANTKMMKVYMEVLPLLMNKRTEEMNAAQAAAMAQQQQLQQDTQDTETSQNLRQSQPLV; the protein is encoded by the exons ATGTGTCTCACGTTTGCCGTCGAAAAGAGTACGGAGTTATGTCTCCTTTCCTTTTCCTACTTGTTGAAAAAGCTCACGCAGAAAATCAGGACAGTGAGTTAT tTCAAGGATTTCCTTACGCTCTACAATCAAATATCTGACACATGCTTCAAACGATGTACAAATACATACAATTCCAGAGACATGGATGTGGATGAG GAAGCTTGTGTAAATAACTGTGCCCAGAAGCATGTAAAAGCGAATACCAAAATGATGAAAGTCTATATGGAGGTACTACCTCTTTTAATGAATAAAAGGACAGAAGAAATGAATGCTGCTCAAGCTGCAGCTATGGCACAGCAGCAACAACTGCAGCAAGACACTCAAGACACAGAAACTAGTCAAAATTTACGACAAAGTCAGCCACTGGTCTGA
- the LOC124181561 gene encoding mitochondrial import inner membrane translocase subunit Tim10 B isoform X2 produces the protein MDLREIRNFKDFLTLYNQISDTCFKRCTNTYNSRDMDVDEEACVNNCAQKHVKANTKMMKVYMEVLPLLMNKRTEEMNAAQAAAMAQQQQLQQDTQDTETSQNLRQSQPLV, from the exons ATGGATTTAAGGGAGATAAGAAAT tTCAAGGATTTCCTTACGCTCTACAATCAAATATCTGACACATGCTTCAAACGATGTACAAATACATACAATTCCAGAGACATGGATGTGGATGAG GAAGCTTGTGTAAATAACTGTGCCCAGAAGCATGTAAAAGCGAATACCAAAATGATGAAAGTCTATATGGAGGTACTACCTCTTTTAATGAATAAAAGGACAGAAGAAATGAATGCTGCTCAAGCTGCAGCTATGGCACAGCAGCAACAACTGCAGCAAGACACTCAAGACACAGAAACTAGTCAAAATTTACGACAAAGTCAGCCACTGGTCTGA